Proteins encoded together in one Chiloscyllium plagiosum isolate BGI_BamShark_2017 chromosome 3, ASM401019v2, whole genome shotgun sequence window:
- the LOC122548555 gene encoding MAD2L1-binding protein → MAAAAGQLTMADKGKSGLTVEEFPGLGPVEGSRENSSDRGGDELPVLFPGPVSADSCCRLVCELLKHVLYQRQQLPLPYQQLAFFSRTDSGLADNSMLSHSRKNEQNNCKKFQKVLSELDEIFQNLEALFMLTLVPCVHILLGGNIVNPKEMYEINMERIVFGSTEESLKTVSCIRKLFHTLFVKDIFNELKSIPLMNTVLLVQGHRDCGVQWFRPKLNYRIPNRTRKLVINLTCDTVNFTSTQQTRRYNHDDYIWFQAPITIKGFH, encoded by the exons ATGGCAGCTGCGGCTGGGCAGCTGACAATGGCGGACAAGGGGAAATCTGGATTGACGGTTGAGGAGTTCCCGGGGCTCGGACCGGTAGAGGGAagcagggaaaacagctcagATCGGGGAGGTGATGAGTTGCCGGTCCTATTTCCCGGACCGGTGAGTGCGGATAGCTGCTGCCGACTGGTGTGTGAGCTCCTGAAACATGTCCTGTACCAGAGGCAGCAGTTACCACTCCCTTATCAGCAACTGGCTTTCTTCAGTAGGACTGACTCTGGCCTG GCAGACAATTCCATGTTGTCACATTCAAGGAAAAATGAACAGAATAACTGCAAGAAGTTTCAGAAGGTACTGTCTGAGCTCgatgagattttccagaatttggAGGCACTGTTCATGCTGACACTGGTTCCTTGTGTGCACATTCTGTTGGGTGGAAATATTGTTAACCCAAAGGAAATGTATGAGATTAACATGGAGCGGATTGTCTTTGGCAGCACTGAGGAGAGCTTGAAAACAGTCTCTTGCATCCGAAAACTTTTCCACACACTGTTTGTCAAGGACATCTTCAATGAATTGAAATCCATTCCTCTGATGAACACTGTGCTACTTGTCCAAGGTCACAGAGATTGTGGAGTTCAGTGGTTCCGACCCAAACTTAACTACAGAATTCCAAACCGCACCAGGAAGCTGGTTATTAACCTCACATGTGATACTGTGAACTTTACATCAACTCAGCAGACAAGACGTTATAACCATGATGACTATATCTGGTTTCAAGCACCTATAACAATCAAGGGATTTCATTAA
- the dnph1 gene encoding 2'-deoxynucleoside 5'-phosphate N-hydrolase 1, which produces MRGERGESMGLGIYFCGSIRGGRNDVEIYGRIINYLKKFGRVFTEHIGSPDLVEKGEDGVKSGDKYIHDRDMKWLQEADVIVAEVTQPSLGVGYEIGRAVAMNKKILCLFRTSSKYILSAMIQGAENGTNFQVKDYSEDEVETILQQYFEVQLQA; this is translated from the exons ATGCGTGGAGAGCGCGGGGAAAGCATGGGACTCGGGATTTACTTCTGCGGGAGTATCAGGGGTGGGAGGAATGATGTGGAGATTTACGGCCGCATTATCAACTACTTGAAGAAATTTGGGCGAGTTTTTACTGAGCATATCGGCAGCCCGGATTTAGTGGAGAAAG GTGAGGATGGAGTGAAGTCTGGAGATAAATACATCCACGATCGAGATATGAAGTGGCTGCAAGAGGCTGATG TAATAGTGGCAGAGGTCACCCAGCCTTCCTTGGGCGTCGGTTATGAAATTGGAAGGGCTGTAGCAATGAACAAGAAGATTCTGTGTCTGTTCAGAACATCATCAAAATATA TTCTTTCAGCAATGATCCAAGGGGCAGAAAATGGAACCAACTTTCAAGTGAAGGATTATTCTGAAGATGAAGTGGAAACTATTCTACAACAGTATTTTGAGGTTCAGCTACAGGCATGA